Proteins from one Catalinimonas alkaloidigena genomic window:
- a CDS encoding sulfotransferase domain-containing protein: MGIIKRWTGKLFPPAKEPDVLLFASRRGGSTVVAQMLASTPGTLLVDQPFDLFKPDIPEGQLKLQYLPQKELSQFITLSSDDEEKVRTYLKLIISGNLFRGAHYKSACRKVLKIVNASPLIDWMADLPNIKIVYLARHPAAQALSVVKNQWGITAKPYLDDVRWRSAYLNKEQIQLGYQLLESGTYLEKAVLNWILENIYPLQFSDTEKLVLFYEDLITQPDLEIQKICEFAKIAKPHALKNVLATPSKSYRLSDPTTIKAINEGESLGIIYKWQSEMTSLQTEALQLILDTFKVTCYRMDTPFPCK; encoded by the coding sequence ATGGGGATCATTAAAAGATGGACTGGCAAACTTTTCCCACCGGCTAAAGAGCCTGACGTGCTACTTTTTGCTAGCCGGCGAGGGGGGTCTACAGTAGTAGCCCAAATGTTAGCATCTACACCAGGGACATTATTGGTTGATCAGCCTTTCGATCTTTTTAAACCCGATATACCTGAAGGGCAGCTCAAGTTACAATACCTTCCTCAAAAAGAGCTAAGCCAGTTTATTACGTTATCATCTGACGATGAAGAAAAAGTTAGAACGTATCTGAAGCTTATCATTTCTGGAAATTTATTTCGGGGGGCACATTATAAATCTGCGTGCCGTAAAGTGCTCAAAATAGTAAATGCTTCTCCATTAATAGATTGGATGGCAGATTTACCAAATATTAAAATAGTATATCTAGCTCGCCATCCGGCTGCACAAGCGCTATCTGTCGTAAAGAACCAATGGGGAATAACAGCTAAGCCCTATTTGGATGACGTTAGATGGCGTTCGGCATATCTTAACAAAGAGCAGATTCAACTAGGGTATCAGTTGCTGGAATCAGGAACATATTTGGAAAAAGCTGTATTGAATTGGATACTAGAAAATATATATCCACTTCAGTTTAGTGACACTGAAAAGCTCGTGCTTTTTTATGAGGATTTGATTACCCAGCCTGACCTTGAAATACAAAAAATCTGTGAATTCGCCAAGATAGCAAAACCGCATGCGCTTAAGAATGTGTTAGCAACGCCATCGAAAAGCTATCGTCTTAGTGATCCAACTACTATCAAAGCAATTAACGAAGGAGAAAGTCTCGGAATTATATATAAGTGGCAGTCCGAAATGACCTCTTTGCAAACCGAAGCCTTACAATTAATCTTGGATACTTTTAAAGTCACGTGTTATCGGATGGATACACCCTTCCCGTGTAAATAA
- a CDS encoding glycosyltransferase, with protein MSVPRIAVLSPEKAPYSTTFIKAHLDLLAAEVHHLYGIFFPAYLGNGESLATYAGATRYFHKVKSFGRGTQNKYKEALLAHYLKKERIQLVLAEFGPVGAEVMPVCRQLGIPLIVHFHGFDAYVHQVITQYKERYLAMFHYAEAVIGVSQEMLRQLRTLGVPDEKLVYNCYGPNPAFFEIEPTFAAPHYLAIGRFVDKKAPYLTLAAFREVHKKVPQAKLTMVGDGDLLEVCRALLDGWQLQEAVALRGAVSHDAILAEYADYTCFVQHSIVAPNGDSEGTPVGILEASAAGLPVVATRHAGIPDVIKHEETGFLVAERDIEGMAHFMAEMAIDLEKAASMGAAGRARIRASFTQEQHIQRLDALVTKALDK; from the coding sequence ATGAGCGTTCCCCGGATCGCCGTGCTTTCCCCCGAAAAAGCACCCTATTCCACAACCTTCATCAAAGCGCACCTTGATTTACTGGCGGCGGAGGTGCATCATCTATACGGAATTTTCTTCCCGGCTTATCTGGGAAATGGCGAGTCTCTGGCAACGTATGCAGGAGCTACGCGCTACTTCCATAAGGTGAAAAGTTTCGGACGCGGTACCCAAAACAAATACAAGGAGGCATTGCTAGCCCATTATTTGAAAAAAGAGCGTATTCAGTTGGTGCTAGCCGAGTTTGGGCCTGTAGGTGCGGAGGTAATGCCGGTTTGTCGGCAATTGGGAATTCCTCTGATCGTGCATTTTCATGGGTTTGATGCGTACGTACATCAGGTGATAACGCAGTACAAAGAACGCTACTTGGCGATGTTTCACTATGCTGAGGCAGTCATCGGTGTTTCTCAGGAGATGCTCCGCCAGTTGCGTACGTTGGGCGTGCCTGACGAAAAATTAGTGTATAACTGCTATGGACCTAACCCGGCCTTCTTCGAGATAGAACCTACGTTTGCCGCCCCTCATTATCTGGCCATTGGCAGGTTCGTGGATAAAAAAGCGCCTTACCTCACGTTAGCCGCTTTTCGAGAAGTGCACAAGAAAGTGCCTCAGGCAAAATTGACCATGGTGGGCGACGGCGACCTGCTGGAAGTATGCCGTGCATTGCTTGATGGCTGGCAATTGCAGGAGGCCGTTGCGTTGCGCGGAGCTGTATCACACGATGCCATCCTGGCCGAGTATGCGGATTATACCTGCTTTGTCCAGCACTCCATCGTAGCCCCCAATGGTGACTCCGAAGGGACGCCGGTCGGAATATTAGAGGCGAGTGCCGCGGGGCTTCCGGTAGTTGCTACCCGGCACGCCGGAATTCCTGATGTGATCAAACACGAGGAAACCGGTTTCTTGGTAGCCGAAAGAGATATAGAAGGGATGGCTCATTTTATGGCCGAAATGGCAATAGATTTAGAGAAGGCCGCTTCAATGGGAGCTGCCGGCAGGGCCAGAATTCGTGCGTCATTTACTCAGGAGCAGCACATACAACGTCTGGATGCGCTAGTGACTAAGGCACTTGACAAGTGA
- a CDS encoding T9SS type A sorting domain-containing protein → MRRVLVVILLWNFIVQLGWAQSWEFAALPAEGQAFRKLTFQLQTPEVFGNPFDTQEIQLWAEVRTPSGKEEKVPGFYYQPYRIDEARKQITSAGPAHWEVRYTPEDAGLYQCQFKTLRGGDTLALAKHSFQVSEAANEQKGFIRVNPVHPKYFQWSHTKETHFLAGINLFEPAFVMWNAPAPYPNGLDAAEGYRLYSLLKKRLDDLIAQGGNTIRLRLDSWWQALEINETPLPETISGFPNGVPGFKEGAYHPLMSFIIDQLVEHAAANQVAVMITSWNMNNKVQCRDYCTYVQSSHRNPDLIRRRLYYQVARWGYSPTLFAWEYFNETTAGRGVNIKEHFWQDVTAWLRQIDIRSNYRLITNTNEATIDMNNSHIYRSPRQHFLDLAEFESQDQKPSAITEGGYGSNAQSKNDTEGLVPHELLWGQLMGHRSGYLVWHVPSQLEPHGLGQRTFMPVREFLKGISLGDYDWQAAEAVLVEGLGGQIVRGMVGDEQLGLLWIIRTPSTQKKELRAQDGNSYQLSALKPGNYLIEWWDTWKGHIVERQCIHSDDGKVLVAVPDGVTRDIAAKIIRVDSTSRSWALWCEPDLQAKIYPNPSQGKFYIDSPKRMINSVEVFNLLGQRVYVQRGLEEYTLELDLSSTGPGVKWVLLHLETGTVTRKLVIL, encoded by the coding sequence ATGCGAAGGGTCCTGGTAGTAATTCTTCTTTGGAACTTCATTGTTCAGCTTGGATGGGCGCAATCCTGGGAATTCGCAGCCTTGCCAGCTGAAGGGCAGGCCTTCAGAAAACTAACTTTTCAGCTCCAGACTCCAGAAGTTTTTGGCAATCCTTTCGATACCCAGGAAATACAACTGTGGGCAGAAGTACGCACCCCTTCTGGAAAAGAAGAAAAGGTGCCGGGCTTCTATTACCAGCCGTACCGGATCGACGAGGCGCGGAAACAGATTACCTCGGCGGGACCCGCACATTGGGAAGTCCGGTATACACCCGAAGATGCAGGCCTTTACCAGTGCCAGTTTAAGACTCTAAGAGGGGGAGATACGTTAGCTCTGGCAAAGCATAGTTTCCAAGTTAGTGAAGCCGCCAACGAGCAGAAGGGATTTATCCGTGTAAACCCAGTGCATCCTAAATACTTTCAGTGGTCTCACACCAAAGAAACACATTTTCTGGCGGGCATTAATTTGTTTGAGCCTGCCTTTGTTATGTGGAATGCGCCTGCGCCCTACCCTAATGGGCTAGACGCCGCAGAAGGATACCGTCTTTATTCTTTGCTTAAAAAGAGGTTAGATGACTTGATTGCGCAGGGAGGAAACACCATACGCCTGCGACTGGATTCTTGGTGGCAGGCGTTGGAAATCAACGAAACCCCACTTCCCGAGACTATTTCAGGATTCCCTAATGGCGTGCCGGGCTTTAAAGAGGGGGCCTATCATCCGCTGATGAGCTTTATCATCGACCAGTTGGTGGAACACGCTGCGGCCAATCAGGTCGCCGTGATGATTACCAGTTGGAATATGAACAACAAGGTACAGTGCCGAGATTATTGCACGTATGTACAAAGCTCGCATCGCAATCCGGACTTGATCCGCAGGCGGTTGTACTACCAAGTAGCCCGTTGGGGCTATAGCCCAACTCTATTTGCCTGGGAGTATTTTAACGAAACGACAGCGGGCAGAGGGGTAAACATTAAAGAGCACTTCTGGCAGGATGTCACTGCCTGGCTGAGGCAGATCGATATCCGTTCAAACTACCGTCTCATCACCAATACCAATGAAGCAACAATAGATATGAATAACAGTCATATCTACCGCTCGCCTCGTCAACACTTTCTGGATTTAGCCGAGTTCGAATCACAAGACCAGAAACCATCAGCAATCACAGAAGGTGGCTATGGGAGTAATGCTCAAAGTAAGAATGATACGGAAGGTCTGGTTCCACACGAATTGTTATGGGGGCAGCTAATGGGGCATCGGAGTGGGTATTTGGTATGGCATGTGCCCTCGCAACTAGAGCCACATGGGCTGGGACAAAGGACTTTTATGCCTGTCCGTGAGTTTCTAAAAGGCATATCTCTGGGCGATTACGACTGGCAAGCAGCGGAAGCGGTACTAGTGGAAGGCCTTGGCGGGCAGATCGTACGAGGAATGGTTGGCGATGAACAATTAGGACTCCTCTGGATCATACGTACACCTTCTACTCAGAAAAAGGAATTGAGAGCACAGGATGGGAATAGCTACCAACTCAGCGCATTGAAGCCGGGTAACTATTTGATTGAATGGTGGGATACGTGGAAGGGACACATTGTTGAAAGACAGTGTATCCATTCAGACGATGGCAAGGTGCTAGTCGCGGTGCCCGATGGGGTCACGCGAGATATAGCAGCTAAAATTATAAGGGTCGATTCCACTTCTCGCAGTTGGGCGCTATGGTGTGAACCTGACCTGCAAGCAAAAATTTATCCTAATCCGAGCCAAGGGAAGTTTTACATCGATAGCCCCAAGAGGATGATTAATAGTGTCGAGGTCTTCAATTTGCTAGGACAACGAGTCTATGTACAAAGAGGCCTAGAGGAGTATACGCTAGAATTAGATTTATCTTCTACAGGACCAGGGGTAAAATGGGTACTATTGCACCTGGAAACGGGTACAGTTACTCGGAAGCTGGTTATTTTATAG
- a CDS encoding sulfotransferase family protein, with protein MNIHHKPDFVCIGPEKTGTTWLHRQMSTHPQIFLPRFKEIRYFIEGSHVPVGSFRKRVSSNHWHHQELNLYQQRRWDFYRDHWRKLPSMMKEIGWDFRFLFLPRTDTWYARLFRADQVSGDITPLYYLLSEEEIARIRTTFPQMKVLIILRDPIQRVWSKAKMNLSRHKGQAYEQIVEEKMYHFFDYIFQRDGCYLSFLTRWSTHFDQEHLFITFYDKLQEDPLAFINEIYAFLGVEELSSDAVGDHFYRKVNAELKVQIPPKYESYLFRLYKACIVALEKKFPTYPQQWLERYAHYGDE; from the coding sequence ATGAATATTCATCATAAGCCAGACTTTGTTTGTATCGGACCTGAAAAAACGGGTACTACGTGGTTGCATCGGCAGATGAGCACCCATCCACAGATTTTCCTGCCTCGATTTAAGGAGATTCGTTATTTCATTGAGGGGAGCCATGTGCCGGTCGGCAGCTTTCGTAAGCGAGTATCGAGTAACCATTGGCATCACCAGGAATTAAACCTGTACCAGCAGCGGCGTTGGGATTTCTACCGTGACCACTGGAGGAAGTTGCCATCCATGATGAAAGAAATAGGGTGGGACTTTCGGTTCTTGTTTTTGCCACGCACTGATACGTGGTACGCTCGCCTGTTCCGTGCGGACCAGGTGAGCGGTGACATTACCCCGCTCTACTACCTGCTGTCAGAAGAGGAGATTGCGCGGATCCGTACCACATTCCCCCAGATGAAGGTCCTCATCATTCTCAGAGACCCTATTCAGCGAGTGTGGTCAAAAGCTAAAATGAACCTGAGTCGCCACAAGGGGCAGGCCTACGAGCAGATTGTTGAGGAAAAAATGTATCATTTCTTTGATTACATCTTTCAACGTGATGGGTGCTACCTTTCGTTTCTGACTCGCTGGTCAACTCACTTTGATCAGGAGCATCTGTTTATCACTTTCTACGACAAGCTGCAAGAAGATCCACTCGCGTTTATCAACGAAATTTATGCTTTTTTAGGCGTGGAGGAGTTATCGTCTGATGCGGTAGGAGATCACTTTTACCGTAAAGTAAATGCAGAGTTAAAAGTACAGATACCTCCCAAGTATGAATCCTATCTTTTTCGATTGTATAAAGCGTGTATCGTAGCACTAGAAAAGAAATTTCCTACGTATCCACAGCAATGGTTGGAACGTTACGCTCACTATGGTGACGAGTAA
- a CDS encoding sulfotransferase family protein, protein MLQNPIFIVGFPRSGTTLLQSMVCTQPGLVSFPETHFFSVVTGWVKTDAQGTLPFEHIEEIIARQEKMLRFEISASLKREMFALAQHNQLTKPWLFEAVVKDFCLQQDLETKGQWVEKTPDHARFIQQIARYYPHACFLGITRHPLEAIDSFYEKLVAHRRPYLDLARQWLETVQSMEDFASQCPSRIYLLRYEDLIAHPETCLQDAFNHLALPYQAKLIKRFSEKAGALILPHETWKKSNVESIRERRKNRSFEKRIPFMAILKIQELLQEKMTNYGYDFSYKMLSSVYRLWKK, encoded by the coding sequence TTGCTGCAAAATCCTATCTTCATTGTTGGCTTTCCTCGCTCGGGGACTACTTTGTTGCAATCGATGGTTTGCACACAACCCGGGCTTGTGTCGTTTCCCGAGACGCACTTTTTCTCGGTAGTAACCGGCTGGGTCAAGACAGACGCCCAGGGGACGTTGCCTTTTGAGCACATAGAGGAAATTATAGCACGCCAGGAAAAAATGCTGCGGTTTGAAATTTCGGCTTCTCTCAAGCGGGAAATGTTCGCCTTAGCACAGCACAATCAATTGACAAAACCTTGGCTGTTCGAAGCAGTCGTTAAGGATTTTTGCCTGCAACAAGACTTAGAAACAAAAGGGCAATGGGTGGAGAAGACGCCCGATCACGCTCGTTTTATTCAGCAGATTGCCCGATACTACCCACATGCCTGCTTCTTGGGCATCACCAGACACCCCTTAGAAGCAATAGACTCTTTTTACGAAAAACTTGTAGCACACCGCCGGCCCTATCTCGATTTGGCGCGACAGTGGCTAGAGACCGTGCAAAGTATGGAAGATTTTGCTTCACAGTGTCCTTCAAGAATCTACCTGCTACGCTACGAAGATCTGATCGCTCATCCTGAAACGTGCTTGCAAGATGCTTTCAACCACTTAGCATTACCTTATCAGGCAAAACTAATAAAGCGATTTAGCGAAAAAGCGGGGGCTCTTATATTGCCCCACGAAACTTGGAAAAAGAGCAACGTGGAAAGTATAAGGGAACGAAGAAAGAATCGATCCTTTGAGAAGCGCATTCCTTTCATGGCCATCCTAAAAATACAAGAGTTATTGCAGGAGAAAATGACCAATTACGGTTACGATTTCAGCTATAAGATGCTTTCTTCGGTTTACCGTTTATGGAAGAAGTAA
- a CDS encoding glycosyltransferase family 2 protein: MQTSQQDRAEEPLVSIIVPLYNRAAMLEETIRSVTTQRYTHWELLLVDDGSTDATVEIAASYAQHEKRITLLKRDRLPKGAPTCRNIGFQHARGEYIIFLDSDDLLAPHCLEQRVQTMQQHPNCDFLVFPMLLFQQHPYDDDKVWNVDTQEDDLTRFLRLDAVWQTTGPIYKRNVIATVGGFHEGLSCWQDYDLHMRILLSDFSYRKCFAVEPDCFYRIHVAESISQATYSKAPQKIHDRAQVLLEIRKRLIGKHENHENRRALATAILAVANDWVVMASDLWRGWALWRVARQENLIGRKEWLGGTLHLMNDFLFKHKIHASELIRKVYYLTRVRLVMRLLPPAILEPSLGIFRHRQSALSGKNAV; this comes from the coding sequence ATGCAGACGAGCCAACAAGATCGCGCGGAGGAGCCTTTGGTGTCTATTATTGTTCCCCTCTACAATCGGGCCGCTATGTTGGAGGAGACCATCAGGTCAGTGACCACGCAGCGGTACACCCATTGGGAGTTACTTCTTGTAGACGATGGCTCTACTGATGCTACGGTAGAGATTGCCGCATCGTATGCGCAGCACGAGAAACGGATCACTTTGCTAAAGCGTGATCGATTGCCCAAAGGAGCGCCAACCTGTCGGAACATAGGATTTCAGCATGCTCGTGGAGAGTACATTATTTTTCTGGATTCTGACGATCTCTTGGCTCCCCACTGCCTGGAACAGCGAGTGCAAACAATGCAGCAGCACCCCAACTGCGATTTCCTGGTCTTTCCTATGCTGCTGTTTCAGCAACATCCCTACGATGACGACAAAGTTTGGAATGTTGATACGCAGGAAGATGACCTAACCCGGTTCTTGCGTTTGGATGCCGTCTGGCAAACAACAGGGCCCATTTACAAGCGAAACGTTATTGCTACCGTGGGGGGCTTCCATGAGGGCTTGTCATGCTGGCAGGATTATGATCTGCATATGAGAATACTGCTAAGCGACTTCTCGTACCGCAAGTGTTTTGCAGTTGAACCGGACTGTTTTTATCGGATTCACGTGGCTGAGAGCATCAGTCAGGCTACCTATAGTAAGGCTCCACAAAAGATACACGATCGGGCTCAGGTCCTGCTGGAGATTAGAAAACGCCTGATCGGAAAGCATGAGAACCACGAAAACCGACGGGCACTGGCAACAGCTATTCTTGCGGTAGCCAATGACTGGGTCGTAATGGCTTCTGATTTATGGCGGGGGTGGGCTTTGTGGCGGGTTGCGCGACAGGAAAATCTGATCGGGAGAAAGGAGTGGCTCGGAGGAACATTACATCTTATGAACGATTTTCTATTTAAACACAAAATTCATGCGTCGGAACTGATTCGTAAGGTGTACTACCTTACGCGTGTGCGCCTCGTCATGCGCCTGTTACCCCCCGCTATCCTCGAGCCCTCTCTGGGCATTTTTCGCCATAGGCAAAGTGCCTTATCAGGAAAAAACGCTGTTTAG
- a CDS encoding glycosyltransferase produces MPRVSVILPTFNSYSFIKERLETILQQTLSDWECIVIDGMSTDGSWNFLQNKAASDTRFRLYQYPPKGPYDAWNKGIEKAKSEYVYIATSDDTMYTDCLETMVNALDLNPDCDIAHCNLIIIDEHGKPFMDKWQWRQFMPGIYFNGWLDQPHKRLAPHDGILHASLHTVYHSITQLLVRKVLFDKVGAFSTRFGAISDFEWGMRVSLIANTVHIPRPLATWRVHGQQLTQGNKNIHEKIYHTSQLIKLVKYAFRKAVHIKPKLKGISLFELLYPYFREMFYYESKLEKNRYLFLLKWLLIRPDVVYHFLKIPEMFSSEMRLRQENIMWTRKALRDFDLNGHLVNLAS; encoded by the coding sequence ATGCCTAGAGTTTCTGTGATATTGCCAACATTTAATAGTTACAGTTTTATAAAGGAGCGTTTAGAGACGATCCTGCAGCAAACGTTAAGTGATTGGGAATGCATTGTGATTGATGGTATGTCTACTGATGGCAGTTGGAACTTTTTACAGAATAAAGCGGCGAGCGACACTCGTTTCAGGTTATATCAATACCCGCCTAAAGGGCCTTACGATGCCTGGAATAAAGGAATAGAAAAAGCAAAGAGTGAGTACGTATATATAGCTACCAGTGACGATACTATGTATACTGACTGTCTGGAAACTATGGTCAATGCCCTAGACCTAAACCCTGATTGTGATATTGCGCACTGCAATCTTATCATTATTGACGAACATGGGAAACCATTTATGGATAAATGGCAATGGCGTCAGTTTATGCCAGGAATATATTTTAATGGATGGTTGGATCAGCCGCATAAACGCTTGGCTCCGCACGATGGGATATTGCATGCCAGTTTACACACTGTATATCATTCTATAACTCAGCTATTAGTTCGAAAAGTTCTTTTCGATAAAGTAGGGGCATTCTCGACTAGATTTGGTGCAATCAGCGATTTTGAGTGGGGAATGCGTGTGTCACTGATAGCGAATACGGTTCATATACCCCGTCCGTTGGCTACTTGGCGGGTACATGGTCAACAGCTGACCCAAGGTAATAAAAACATACATGAAAAAATTTATCATACGAGTCAGCTCATCAAACTCGTTAAGTATGCTTTTCGAAAAGCCGTGCATATAAAGCCCAAATTAAAAGGTATAAGTTTGTTTGAGCTATTGTATCCATATTTTCGTGAGATGTTCTACTATGAGTCGAAGCTGGAAAAAAATAGATATTTATTCTTGCTCAAATGGCTTTTGATAAGGCCGGATGTGGTTTATCATTTTCTTAAGATTCCTGAAATGTTTTCTTCTGAAATGCGATTGCGTCAGGAAAATATTATGTGGACTAGAAAGGCCTTACGAGACTTTGATCTTAATGGTCATTTGGTAAACTTAGCTAGTTAG
- a CDS encoding glycosyltransferase, translating to MAADHSPLVSIIVPNYNHARYLPERLESLFGQSFQDFEVILLDDASTDQSQAVLKQYEDHPQVSQVVINTHNSGSPFQQWHRGLQLARGKYTWIAESDDVAERNFLAVLVPILEANPEVGVVYAQSWIIDENSQRIKSLKEGYPLKWRQDHIKSGREEVRGQMLLWCPIENASAALFRTEIAQTLPTYFATFRYCGDWLFWIEMLLRSDVYYYTQELNCFRKHSHSTTSSSVKTGGYLLEGYRIVRYVKATYGVPDVSRISEGKMRQWLFREEVPAELKWQLMKEGFYFDKLVPYRMVKAWLRKLL from the coding sequence ATGGCCGCCGACCATTCCCCCCTTGTATCAATTATTGTCCCCAACTATAACCATGCGCGCTACTTGCCAGAACGACTGGAGAGCCTGTTCGGCCAATCGTTTCAGGACTTCGAAGTAATTCTGCTGGATGATGCCTCAACAGATCAAAGTCAAGCTGTCCTCAAGCAATACGAAGACCATCCTCAGGTGAGTCAAGTCGTTATCAATACCCATAATAGCGGCAGTCCTTTTCAACAATGGCACCGAGGGCTGCAATTGGCTAGAGGGAAGTATACGTGGATTGCGGAATCTGACGACGTTGCCGAACGTAACTTTCTAGCGGTTTTAGTGCCTATTTTGGAAGCAAACCCAGAAGTGGGGGTGGTGTACGCGCAATCCTGGATTATTGATGAGAACAGTCAACGCATTAAATCTTTAAAAGAAGGCTACCCTCTTAAATGGCGTCAGGATCATATCAAATCAGGAAGAGAGGAAGTGCGTGGGCAGATGCTGTTGTGGTGCCCTATTGAAAATGCGAGTGCTGCCTTGTTTCGTACCGAGATAGCTCAAACTCTACCTACGTATTTTGCGACTTTCAGATATTGCGGCGACTGGTTGTTCTGGATTGAGATGTTGCTGCGCTCAGACGTGTATTACTACACCCAGGAATTAAACTGCTTTCGCAAGCATAGTCACTCTACTACAAGCAGTTCTGTTAAGACTGGGGGCTACCTGCTGGAGGGTTACCGAATTGTACGCTACGTTAAAGCGACTTATGGCGTACCTGATGTTTCCAGGATAAGTGAGGGCAAAATGCGTCAGTGGTTGTTTAGAGAAGAAGTCCCGGCGGAGCTGAAGTGGCAACTCATGAAAGAAGGTTTTTATTTCGATAAGCTAGTGCCTTATCGTATGGTGAAAGCTTGGCTTAGAAAGCTGCTATGA
- a CDS encoding glycosyltransferase family 4 protein, giving the protein MTSTDLRLLFLREQFNHMGRHSGYDLLFTEVERLQFATCYSLARNPNQRLPRGSTRLSNYLLRGASPAAAHTPQSTLLEWRAWEFAQKHAIDIIHVGYLEQHYGYLQRKQQAGKTKVVASVHQPASGWKNKRFGNPAMVRSLDGLIVLCKQDCSYFTQWLPKEKIHFVPHGIDTEFFSPADRPLPKQETVRGIFAGHWLRDFDVLVKVVDDVMQQHPGVHFDLVIPAKAALTPANAMRLLRYPRVVLHQNISDETLVNLYRGASFVLMPLLDSTANNVLLEGMACGLPVIATDVGGVVDYVDASFADLIPPNDIQGMVEKVLTIAAQPEESKRRGQAARDFAVKHFSWPVVAQQMSRVYQQLG; this is encoded by the coding sequence ATGACTAGTACAGATTTGCGCCTTCTTTTTCTGCGAGAACAGTTCAATCACATGGGGCGGCACAGTGGATACGATCTTTTGTTTACGGAAGTGGAGCGTCTTCAGTTCGCTACGTGTTATAGCCTGGCGCGTAACCCCAACCAGCGCTTGCCTCGTGGCTCTACCAGACTCTCCAATTACCTCCTGCGAGGTGCCTCACCGGCGGCGGCACACACCCCACAAAGCACTTTGCTGGAATGGCGGGCCTGGGAGTTTGCCCAAAAACATGCCATTGATATCATCCACGTTGGCTACTTAGAGCAGCATTACGGGTACTTACAGCGAAAGCAGCAGGCCGGGAAAACTAAAGTAGTGGCTTCTGTTCATCAGCCGGCCAGTGGATGGAAAAACAAGCGTTTTGGGAATCCGGCCATGGTGCGGTCGCTCGACGGGCTCATCGTGCTGTGTAAGCAAGACTGTAGCTACTTTACACAGTGGCTTCCCAAAGAAAAAATTCATTTCGTACCTCATGGCATCGATACAGAATTCTTTTCACCTGCTGATCGCCCTTTACCAAAGCAAGAGACGGTGCGCGGAATTTTCGCCGGGCATTGGTTGCGTGATTTTGATGTCTTGGTGAAAGTGGTCGACGACGTAATGCAACAGCATCCCGGCGTGCATTTCGATCTGGTGATTCCGGCCAAAGCGGCACTAACACCCGCGAATGCCATGCGATTGTTGCGCTACCCTCGGGTGGTGTTACACCAGAACATTTCGGACGAAACGTTAGTGAATCTCTACCGCGGGGCTTCTTTCGTGCTGATGCCGCTTTTGGATAGTACTGCCAATAACGTACTGTTGGAAGGAATGGCTTGCGGATTGCCAGTGATTGCCACAGATGTTGGAGGGGTAGTCGATTATGTCGATGCCTCATTCGCGGATTTAATTCCGCCTAACGATATCCAGGGAATGGTCGAGAAAGTGTTGACCATTGCCGCGCAACCTGAAGAAAGCAAAAGGCGAGGCCAGGCCGCCCGAGACTTTGCAGTAAAGCATTTTTCCTGGCCAGTAGTTGCTCAGCAAATGAGCCGTGTTTACCAGCAACTTGGCTAG